One window of Lycium ferocissimum isolate CSIRO_LF1 unplaced genomic scaffold, AGI_CSIRO_Lferr_CH_V1 ctg1686, whole genome shotgun sequence genomic DNA carries:
- the LOC132042647 gene encoding uncharacterized protein LOC132042647, producing the protein MAKKASTPIRNRGSYAENRSKRINDPRRSADYVDSKSKQQQKVKKVSQMEKQKKRKAVDNVANVKGKKIAKAKHNVDEDDDAEVSKFLVTKHPAVAPSMCRYTNVNVMQDIRGKLTDPQMDMFRDSCFGKYLRMQHLDVQAQIFRCFMVKELRGSTYRCFTFEINGKVLRFGLREFALIIGLDCVSDENDFVYDNSKPNRLMVEYFGRNEENQLPVKRHELIERFNKIVWDDKGDDAVKMAILYFINTWVHCGEPNSTNIPRIHFDVVEDGRYNEYPWGKDSFRELVVSIGQKYL; encoded by the exons ATGGCTAAGAAAGCTTCTACTCCGATCAGAAATAGAG GCTCTTATGCTGAGAATCGTTCAAAAAGAATTAACGATCCTAGGCGTTCTGCTGATTATGTTGATTCGAAGagtaaacaacaacaaaaagtgaaaaaggtttctcaaatggagaaacaaaagaagagaaaggctGTTGACAATGTTGCTAAtgttaaggggaaaaaaattgctAAAGCCAAACATAATgtggatgaggatgatgatgcaGAG GTATCTAAATTTTTGGTTACCAAGCACCCTGCTGTGGCACCATCTATGTGTAGATACACTAATGTTAATGTAATGCAAGATATTAGAGGCAAACTAACAGACCCACAGATGGATATGTTTAGGGATTCTTGTTTTGGTAAATATCTCAGAATGCAGCATTTGGATGTACAAGCACAGATTTTTCGGTGCTTTATGGTCAAAGAACTTAGGGGCAGTACATATAGGTGCTttacatttgaaataaatggtAAAGTTCTGCGTTTCGGCCTTAGAGAATTTGCACTGATCATTGGGCTAGATTGTGTCTCTGATGAAAACGATTTTGTTTATGATAACTCAAAACCGAATAGGCTTATGGTTGAATATTTTGGTAGAAATGAGGAGAACCAACTGCCAGTTAAAAGACACGAGCTTATTGAGCGTTTCAACAAGATAGTTTGGGATGATAAAGGGGATGACGCAGTCAAGATGGCaatattgtatttcataaatACGTGGGTACATTGTGGTGAGCCAAACTCAACAAATATACCAAGGATCCATTTTGATGTTGTAGAGGACGGGAGATATAATGAGTATCCTTGGGGTAAAGATTCGTTTAGAGAGTTGGTTGTAAGCATCGGGCAGAAATATCTTTGA